The sequence TTGCACGCCAAGATCAGCTCGGTGATTCCGTTGCTGGTGGCGGCTTCCATCGGTTACATGCTGGCGATTCAACACCGGCTACCACAGTTGCCGGTGGCCTTCCTGTGTCTGGCCCATGTAGTGATCGCGACGTTCGTCCTGCGGGACCATCCCCGGGCAGCGGCGACTTTTATATTGTTTATCGCGATTGCTTCGCCGCTGCTCAACGTGCCGATCATTGCCTGGCTGCACCGACGCCGCTGGACCCGGTTGGTCAACGTGGATCTGGTAGGGCATAACCTCAAGGGCACCATCAATATGGTACTGCCGGGGGCGATCACGGCGGTGATCCTGGTGTGCGTGCTGTCGCTGTTGCTGCAAATTCCTCATATTGCGCAGATCGAGGGGCCGATGGCGCTCGATGCGCTGGAATCGCCCTACACCAGCGGGACGTTTGTTGCGGCGATCAATTCACTGCTGTGGTTTTTTGGTATCCATGGGGTCTATGCCATTCAGCCGTTGTTCGACGTCATGGAGCAGGCCGTTGCCCTCAATGGTGCAGCCCTGGCCGCAGGCGAGCCGATCAAATACGTGTTGAACGGCGGCCTGCTGGGGTGTTTTGCGTTTATCGGCGGGTCGGGTGGTTCATTGTGCCTGCTGCTGGCGATCCTGCTGTTTTCCAAGAGCCAGTCCATGCGCTTGCTGGCGGTGGCCAGCCTGCCGTTGTCGCTGTTCAATGTCAGTGAAGTGCTGCTGTTCGGTTTGCCCATTATTCTCAACCCGCGGTTGTTCATTCCCTTCCTGCTGGTTCCCGTGCTCAACGCGCTGCTGGCCATGACGGTGGTGCAGATGGGCTGGGTGTCGCCGTCGGTGGTCAGCGTGCCGTTTACCGCTCCAGTGTTGCTCAACGCTTACTTGAGCACCCACGGTGACTGGGGGGCGGTGTTGCTGCAGGTCGTGCTGGTAGCAGTGGGGACATTGATTTATATGCCCTATGTGCGAGCCATCCATCGGGCAGCAGAGGGCGGGACGGTGTACCTCAAATCCTTCGATACAACCTTTAGAGGGTTGGAGGAGAAGGGGCGCCTGCTGGAACTGGACCCGGTATTGGCGTCCCATAAAACCCTGGCCCGCCAGGCGAGTGAGTTGAGCCATATCCAGCAGATCAGCGACTACGAGTTTTACCTGGAATTCCAGCCGCAGGTGTCGACCACCACCGGCTTGTGTACCGGCTGTGAAGCACTAATGCGCGCGCGCGATGCCAAAGGTGTGGTGCATTCGCCCTGGGAGTTCCTGCAATGGTTGGCGCAGGCCAGGCTGATGCCGGATGTCGATGTCTGGGTGGCGACCCAGGCGGTACGGCAATACCAGAAGTGGCAGAAGGTGGGTTTCACGCTGCCCATGACCATCAATATTTCCAGCGCAACCCTGACGTCCCGGGCCTATGGCGACCGCTTGGTGGCGATTC is a genomic window of Pseudomonas sp. ADAK18 containing:
- a CDS encoding EAL domain-containing protein: MAQTLFKLFFTQRLAALASTESLRAIREGLLWILPCLLVSAGFLVLSECAQVLGFDPQLVTFLSGLHAKISSVIPLLVAASIGYMLAIQHRLPQLPVAFLCLAHVVIATFVLRDHPRAAATFILFIAIASPLLNVPIIAWLHRRRWTRLVNVDLVGHNLKGTINMVLPGAITAVILVCVLSLLLQIPHIAQIEGPMALDALESPYTSGTFVAAINSLLWFFGIHGVYAIQPLFDVMEQAVALNGAALAAGEPIKYVLNGGLLGCFAFIGGSGGSLCLLLAILLFSKSQSMRLLAVASLPLSLFNVSEVLLFGLPIILNPRLFIPFLLVPVLNALLAMTVVQMGWVSPSVVSVPFTAPVLLNAYLSTHGDWGAVLLQVVLVAVGTLIYMPYVRAIHRAAEGGTVYLKSFDTTFRGLEEKGRLLELDPVLASHKTLARQASELSHIQQISDYEFYLEFQPQVSTTTGLCTGCEALMRARDAKGVVHSPWEFLQWLAQARLMPDVDVWVATQAVRQYQKWQKVGFTLPMTINISSATLTSRAYGDRLVAILAQAQGQVSVEITEDALVGDIQVTRQMIEKLQGIGAKVYIDDFGTGFSALSYLHQFPVDFIKIDRSFVVAQHDPKGAQVLTGLLRFCEALNLGVVVEGVETAEQLAFLQSGSELIIQGWYFSKALPGDQLQGFVRDRAVKAAG